In a single window of the Rhodamnia argentea isolate NSW1041297 chromosome 2, ASM2092103v1, whole genome shotgun sequence genome:
- the LOC115757539 gene encoding probable galacturonosyltransferase-like 1 — MPEQPSLLLLLLLLLLSSVLSSTAAAATIATRRFKEAPQFYNSPECPSISESSHEIEGEAEKPGADDDDDGIFICSDTAVHVAMTLDTAYIRGSLAAIFSILQHSSCPQNAVFHFVASTSADGPLLRSTISASFPYLRFWLYRFQDAAVSGLISTSIRSALDCPLNYARSYLADLLPPCVRKVVYLDSDLILVDDIAKLVSTPLGDSAVLAAPEYCNANFTAYFTPTFWSNPSLSSTFAGRRPCYFNTGVMVIDLDRWRRGDYTKKIEEWMELQKRMRIYELGSLPPFLLVLAGRIAAVDHRWNQHGLGGDNFRGLCRDLHPGPVSLLHWSGKGKPWARLDANRPCPLDALWAPYDLLQTPFSLDS, encoded by the coding sequence ATGCCCGAACAACcatccctcctcctcctcctcctcctcctcctcctctcatcCGTTCTCTcatccaccgccgccgccgcaaccATAGCCACCCGACGATTCAAGGAGGCCCCGCAATTCTACAACTCCCCGGAATGCCCCTCCATTTCGGAGAGCAGCCACGAAATCGAAGGCGAGGCCGAGAAGCCTGGCGCggatgatgacgacgacggcATCTTCATTTGCTCGGACACGGCGGTCCACGTCGCCATGACCCTCGACACCGCGTACATCCGCGGCTCCCTGGCGGCGATCTTCTCCATCCTCCAGCACTCCTCCTGCCCCCAGAACGCGGTCTTCCACTTCGTCGCCTCCACCTCCGCCGACGGCCCTCTCCTCCGCTCCACCATCTCGGCCTCCTTCCCTTACCTCCGCTTCTGGCTCTACCGCTTCCAGGACGCTGCTGTCTCGGGCCTCATCTCGACATCCATCCGCTCCGCGCTTGACTGTCCGCTGAACTACGCCCGGAGCTACCTCGCCGACCTCCTCCCTCCATGCGTCCGGAAGGTCGTGTACCTCGACTCCGACCTCATCCTCGTCGATGACATCGCAAAGCTTGTGTCGACGCCGCTCGGGGATAGCGCTGTCCTCGCCGCCCCAGAGTACTGCAACGCCAACTTCACAGCCTACTTCACGCCGACCTTCTGGTCAAACCCTTCACTGTCGTCGACCTTCGCAGGCCGCAGGCCGTGCTACTTCAACACTGGAGTGATGGTGATCGATCTCGACCGGTGGCGACGCGGGGACTACACAAAGAAGATAGAGGAGTGGATGGAGCTGCAGAAGAGAATGAGGATATACGAGCTGGGGTCACTGCCCCCGTTCTTGCTGGTCCTCGCAGGGAGGATTGCAGCGGTCGACCACCGGTGGAACCAGCACGGTCTCGGCGGGGACAACTTCCGGGGGCTGTGCCGGGATTTGCATCCCGGGCCGGTGAGCCTCTTGCATTGGAGCGGGAAAGGGAAGCCGTGGGCCCGGCTCGACGCGAACCGGCCGTGCCCATTGGACGCCCTCTGGGCTCCTTACGATCTCTTGCAGACTCCATTCTCTTTGGATTCCTGA
- the LOC115757543 gene encoding putative pentatricopeptide repeat-containing protein At1g19290, with the protein MLRHLSRSLLPSNPRRVRPFHASSSLRWNLREESKLSRPELLDRITRILVLCRSNALKCLPFAFSDDLLDSVLHRLRLNPTACLRFFEFASKQQDYRPDVKGYCKLVHILARARMYEETRAYVDELVSLCRNNYVSFVVWDELEKVYRDYGFSPVVFDMILKVYAEKGMVKNALYVFDKMAKCSRVPSLRSCNSLLSRLVRKGESYAAVLVFDQMARMGIVPDMFTCAIMVNANCKNGRVDKAMEFVEEMENAGFEMNMVAYNSLIDGYVNCGHMEGVERVLKMMANKGVSRNVITYTSVVKGYCKQCKVQKAEKVVQAMEDDKSIVPDERTYGTLLDGYCRIGKMDDALRIKDKMLGLGFSLNNVICNCLINGYCKFGQLSKAEVFVSQMRDWNLKLDSYGYNALVDGYCREGLTREAFKLCDEMIHQGIEPSAVTYNTLLKGLCRVGDYDDALNLWRLMLERGVAPNEVTLCTLLDVYLKMEDFERALLLWKEILARGFAKSSIVFNTMIHRLCKMGKMAEAEEIFRRMEGQRCLPDEITYRALRDGYCKVGNFERALAFSSKC; encoded by the coding sequence ATGCTCAGACACTTGTCAAGATCGCTCCTTCCCTCCAACCCCCGTCGAGTCCGACCCTTCCACGCGTCGTCATCCCTTCGCTGGAACCTCCGGGAAGAGTCCAAGCTGAGCCGGCCCGAGCTCCTCGACCGGATCACCCGAATCCTTGTCCTCTGCCGTTCCAACGCCCTGAAATGTCTGCCCTTCGCGTTCTCCGATGACCTCCTCGACTCTGTTCTGCACCGTCTCCGCTTGAACCCTACTGcttgtttgaggttttttgaaTTCGCCTCCAAGCAACAGGATTACCGGCCTGATGTGAAGGGTTACTGCAAGCTCGTTCATATACTGGCCAGAGCCAGAATGTACGAGGAAACCAGAGCTTATGTGGATGAACTGGTCTCTCTGTGCAGGAACAATTATGTTTCGTTTGTTGTGTGGGATGAGCTCGAGAAGGTTTATCGGGATTACGGGTTCTCGCCCGTTGTTTTTGATATGATACTGAAAGTGTACGCGGAGAAGGGCATGGTGAAGAATGCGCTCTACGTGTTTGATAAAATGGCCAAATGCAGTCGAGTGCCGAGTCTGAGGTCTTGTAATTCTTTACTTAGCCGGTTGGTTAGAAAGGGTGAGAGTTACGCTGCTGTTCTCGTGTTTGATCAGATGGCGAGGATGGGGATTGTGCCCGATATGTTCACTTGTGCGATAATGGTGAATGCAAATTGCAAGAATGGGCGGGTTGACAAGGCCATGGAGTTTGTGGAGGAGATGGAAAATGCTGGTTTTGAAATGAATATGGTGGCTTACAATAGCTTGATTGATGGGTATGTGAATTGTGGGCATATGGAAGGAGTTGAGAGGGTGTTGAAGATGATGGCCAACAAGGGAGTATCAAGAAACGTAATTACGTACACGTCTGTGGTTAAGGGTTATTGCAAGCAATGTAAAGTGCAGAAAGCAGAAAAGGTTGTTCAGGCAATGGAGGATGACAAGTCCATCGTTCCAGATGAGCGTACTTATGGCACACTGTTGGATGGTTATTGTAGGATAGGCAAAATGGATGATGCTTTAAGAATTAAAGATAAGATGCTGGGGCTAGGTTTCAGTTTGAATAATGTCATTTGCAATTGTTTGATCAATGGGTATTGTAAATTCGGTCAACTTTCTAAAGCAGAGGTCTTCGTATCGCAGATGAGAGATTGGAACTTAAAGCTGGACTCCTATGGTTATAATGCTCTAGTAGATGGCTACTGTAGAGAAGGCTTGACAAGAGAGGCTTTCAAGTTATGCGACGAGATGATTCACCAAGGAATTGAGCCATCTGCTGTAACTTATAATACTCTTCTCAAGGGTCTATGTCGGGTTGGAGACTATGATGACGCCCTAAATCTGTGGCGTTTGATGCTGGAAAGAGGTGTGGCACCTAATGAAGTCACCTTGTGCACATTGCTTGATGTGTATCTGAAGATGGAGGATTTTGAAAGGGCACTTTTGCTGTGGAAAGAAATCTTGGCTAGGGGTTTCGCCAAATCGAGCATTGTCTTCAACACCATGATTCACAGATTGTGTAAGATGGGGAAAATGGCCGAAGCAGAGGAGATTTTCCGGAGAATGGAGGGACAGAGATGCTTACCTGATGAAATAACATATAGAGCCCTGAGAGATGGGTACTGTAAAGTAGGGAATTTCGAACGAGCTCTTGCTTTTTCGTCGAAATGCTAG